The following coding sequences lie in one Verrucomicrobiota bacterium genomic window:
- a CDS encoding LysM peptidoglycan-binding domain-containing protein, which yields MFASRAFIFLISASAVLCGFISTGCAPSNRPVFEERDEPDYQKGKRLLRQGEDEQALLSFLRVIDSRTDSPESHLEAGLLYLEEMNEPVLSIYHFIKFLELRPEARQAPEVENLIDTAKKEFARTLPGRPFEGGLGQTDLLEVLEREREDAERSKARIIRLERENQDLRRRIDALTNRGAFPSTDSSREAENNEGNSPAVYVVQPGDTLSSIARSVFGSSARWEEIFQANRDLLRSPNDLRVGQELQIPPE from the coding sequence ATGTTTGCGTCTAGGGCGTTCATTTTCCTCATCTCGGCCTCAGCTGTTCTTTGTGGATTCATTTCGACGGGATGTGCTCCGTCCAACCGTCCCGTTTTCGAAGAGAGGGATGAACCCGACTACCAAAAGGGAAAGAGACTCCTCCGCCAGGGAGAAGATGAACAGGCACTCCTCTCATTTTTGAGGGTGATTGATAGCCGCACGGATTCTCCAGAATCTCATCTCGAAGCAGGTCTTCTATACCTGGAAGAAATGAACGAGCCAGTTCTCTCCATTTATCACTTTATCAAGTTTCTGGAACTTCGCCCCGAGGCGCGACAAGCTCCAGAAGTGGAGAATCTGATCGACACAGCGAAGAAGGAGTTTGCCCGCACTCTCCCGGGACGACCCTTCGAAGGAGGTCTTGGGCAGACTGACCTTCTCGAAGTTCTCGAGAGAGAAAGAGAAGACGCTGAGCGATCCAAGGCTAGAATCATTCGGCTCGAGCGAGAGAATCAGGATCTGAGGCGGCGAATCGATGCGTTGACGAACCGCGGAGCTTTTCCATCCACCGATAGTTCGCGGGAAGCGGAAAACAATGAGGGTAATTCACCAGCGGTCTATGTCGTTCAACCTGGAGACACGCTTTCGTCAATCGCCCGGTCGGTTTTCGGGAGTAGCGCGCGATGGGAGGAAATTTTTCAAGCAAACCGCGATTTGCTCCGGAGTCCCAACGATCTGCGCGTCGGGCAAGAACTCCAGATTCCCCCTGAATGA
- the rplM gene encoding 50S ribosomal protein L13 — translation MKTTVAKTAEIDRRWYLVDASGETLGRLAVRIANVLRGRHKPSYTPHVDTGDYVVVINTEKVQLSGKKEEQKKYMFYTGYMGNEHYRSVADFREKRPEFLVENAVKGMLPKNKLAREMIKKLKVYSGETHPHEAQQPAPFTF, via the coding sequence ATGAAAACCACTGTAGCTAAAACCGCCGAAATAGACCGCCGCTGGTATCTGGTCGATGCCTCTGGCGAAACTCTCGGTCGCCTCGCCGTCCGAATTGCAAACGTTCTTCGGGGCCGCCACAAACCTAGCTACACTCCGCACGTGGATACGGGCGACTACGTTGTCGTGATCAATACGGAAAAAGTTCAGCTTTCCGGAAAGAAAGAGGAGCAGAAGAAATATATGTTTTACACGGGCTACATGGGAAATGAACACTACCGCAGTGTAGCTGATTTCCGGGAAAAACGACCCGAATTTCTTGTCGAAAATGCGGTCAAAGGGATGCTTCCAAAGAATAAACTAGCCCGCGAAATGATCAAAAAGTTGAAAGTCTATTCAGGGGAAACTCACCCTCACGAAGCTCAACAACCCGCCCCCTTCACCTTTTAG
- a CDS encoding putative 4-mercaptohistidine N1-methyltransferase — MALKGGVDYESDRLTSEYLHFHYAARSDFFPWGEAGVQFLSYAQRVVSERFPKLATGRGLDVGCAVGRSAFEMARSCREVVGIDYSRRFIERAKALQNSGACRYHMAFQGEMAREFVAEVPEGIDRKRVDFLVGDAHALPTDIGVFDWVLGANLICRLRSPRDFLAQLPDLVVKGGILVLNSPFTWMEEHTQFDEWLGGRSTGPRSEEVLKEILDPNFELIDETSMPFMIRETERKYQLTFAHSGKWRRR, encoded by the coding sequence ATGGCGTTGAAAGGAGGCGTCGACTATGAGTCGGATCGTCTGACGTCAGAGTACCTGCATTTTCACTACGCGGCTAGGAGCGATTTCTTCCCTTGGGGTGAAGCGGGCGTTCAGTTTCTTTCCTATGCTCAACGGGTAGTTTCGGAACGCTTTCCAAAACTCGCGACAGGGCGCGGTTTGGATGTTGGATGCGCGGTTGGTCGATCCGCTTTCGAGATGGCGAGATCATGCCGGGAGGTTGTGGGGATCGACTATTCGCGCAGATTCATAGAACGTGCAAAGGCACTTCAGAACAGCGGTGCTTGTCGATACCACATGGCCTTTCAAGGGGAAATGGCTCGTGAGTTTGTAGCGGAGGTCCCTGAGGGTATTGATCGTAAAAGGGTTGATTTTCTTGTGGGAGATGCCCACGCCCTCCCAACAGATATCGGGGTATTTGATTGGGTGCTAGGAGCCAATCTAATCTGCCGGCTTCGCAGCCCTAGAGACTTTTTGGCTCAGCTTCCTGACCTTGTAGTGAAAGGAGGGATTCTGGTGCTGAACTCGCCGTTCACTTGGATGGAGGAACATACTCAGTTTGATGAATGGCTGGGAGGCAGATCAACTGGTCCTCGCTCTGAAGAGGTCCTCAAAGAGATTCTCGATCCGAATTTCGAGCTGATAGATGAGACGTCGATGCCGTTCATGATACGAGAGACGGAGCGGAAGTATCAGCTCACTTTCGCTCACTCGGGGAAGTGGCGCAGGAGGTAG
- the recF gene encoding DNA replication and repair protein RecF (All proteins in this family for which functions are known are DNA-binding proteins that assist the filamentation of RecA onto DNA for the initiation of recombination or recombinational repair.) — translation MKITTCNLDRFRNIKSTRLRFSRSRVFFVGENGQGKSNLLEALGLLHAFRSFRTSDLRNLIQADEVTSRLYFEIENQTAQTETILLQINRSGGRDAQINGEPCSTLADFLSRFPSVVFGSDDIQLIRGSPSGRRRLLDLHFASTQTGYLESLREYTRGIAARNRLLKNKSDDREIKAFDIPLARAAFSLHQHRKRGVSRLSPLFRNTFLQISGMQEDPMLRLNHSFSFSSPEILQEKWNSSLHRDRLLGATQTGPHRDDWGFFSNGAVARDFSSDGQQRNFAIALKLSFLQDLQSVEGNFPILLVDDVLGELDSRRRKAFWSAIPSECQLFATGTEFIPPSDSELWEIFKVEGGKFIRS, via the coding sequence ATGAAGATCACCACCTGCAATCTGGATCGCTTTCGAAATATCAAAAGCACCCGATTGCGGTTTAGCCGGAGCCGCGTCTTCTTCGTCGGGGAAAACGGTCAGGGGAAATCAAACCTTTTGGAAGCCCTGGGATTGCTCCATGCCTTTCGATCTTTCCGCACATCAGATCTGCGAAACCTTATTCAAGCCGATGAAGTGACTTCTCGTCTGTATTTTGAAATAGAGAACCAGACGGCCCAGACGGAAACGATTCTTCTGCAAATAAACCGCTCCGGAGGTCGGGATGCCCAAATCAACGGGGAGCCTTGCTCAACTTTGGCCGATTTTCTTTCTCGCTTTCCCTCCGTCGTTTTCGGATCCGATGATATTCAACTCATCCGCGGTAGTCCCTCGGGAAGAAGAAGGTTGCTTGATTTGCATTTTGCTTCCACGCAAACAGGCTACCTCGAATCACTCAGGGAATACACCCGTGGAATCGCTGCTCGAAACCGCTTGCTCAAGAACAAATCTGATGACCGCGAAATCAAAGCGTTCGATATTCCACTCGCCCGGGCCGCTTTTTCCCTGCACCAACACCGAAAACGGGGTGTCTCGCGGCTCTCTCCTCTCTTCCGAAACACCTTTCTCCAGATTTCGGGGATGCAAGAGGATCCTATGCTCCGCTTGAACCATTCCTTTTCATTCAGTTCTCCTGAGATTCTCCAAGAGAAGTGGAACTCGTCACTCCATCGAGATCGCCTCTTGGGTGCCACCCAAACCGGCCCGCATCGAGATGATTGGGGATTTTTTAGTAATGGAGCTGTGGCACGCGATTTTTCGTCAGACGGGCAGCAAAGAAATTTCGCGATAGCATTGAAACTGTCTTTTCTCCAGGATTTACAGTCCGTCGAAGGGAACTTCCCGATCCTCCTGGTAGACGATGTTCTGGGCGAGCTCGACTCCCGAAGACGAAAGGCTTTTTGGTCTGCCATACCCTCGGAATGCCAGCTTTTTGCAACCGGAACGGAGTTCATCCCACCCTCCGATTCTGAGCTCTGGGAGATTTTTAAGGTTGAAGGAGGCAAGTTCATCCGATCCTAG
- a CDS encoding histidine phosphatase family protein gives MKEIYLIRHAKSSWDSVYETDYDRPLNERGAREGPQVASFLAKKWGAPGILISSPAIRAYQTAQFFRSSWGLPWSEFSLSPTLYEASIENLRFTVLDGLEDRKSVAIVGHNPGLSILASELCSKPCELKTSCAVRIRIGGSMDPGDGTLIEFVSPRK, from the coding sequence ATGAAAGAAATCTACCTCATTCGTCACGCCAAGTCTTCGTGGGACAGCGTCTACGAAACGGATTACGATAGACCGCTGAATGAACGAGGTGCCAGAGAAGGTCCTCAAGTCGCCTCTTTTCTTGCCAAAAAATGGGGAGCTCCCGGCATACTCATCTCCAGTCCAGCAATTCGTGCCTACCAGACTGCACAATTTTTTCGAAGCTCTTGGGGACTCCCGTGGAGTGAGTTTTCTCTCAGCCCCACCCTTTACGAAGCTTCAATCGAAAATCTACGATTTACGGTTTTGGACGGGCTTGAGGACCGAAAATCCGTCGCGATTGTAGGACATAACCCCGGCTTGAGTATTCTCGCCAGTGAACTTTGCAGCAAACCCTGTGAGTTGAAGACGTCGTGCGCAGTGAGAATCAGAATCGGAGGTTCTATGGACCCTGGAGACGGAACTCTTATTGAGTTTGTCAGTCCAAGAAAATAA
- the rpsI gene encoding 30S ribosomal protein S9, protein MSDASTFLATGRRKRASARVRITTGSGNLKINGRDLADYFTIEQDQRAVVAPLKATENESSFDITARVQGGGTTGQAGAVSLGIARALQKFDSELRAPLKKDGHLSRDPREKERKKAGQPGARKKFQFSKR, encoded by the coding sequence ATGAGTGACGCTTCCACATTCCTCGCGACTGGCCGTCGCAAACGGGCATCAGCTCGGGTCCGGATCACAACCGGCAGTGGTAATCTCAAAATCAACGGCCGGGATTTGGCAGATTATTTTACCATTGAGCAGGATCAGAGAGCCGTAGTCGCGCCGCTAAAAGCTACCGAAAACGAAAGTTCTTTCGACATTACTGCCCGCGTGCAGGGAGGCGGCACTACCGGTCAGGCTGGTGCGGTCTCACTGGGTATTGCCAGAGCACTTCAGAAATTTGATAGCGAGCTCCGCGCTCCACTCAAGAAAGACGGTCACCTAAGTCGTGACCCGCGGGAGAAAGAACGTAAGAAAGCCGGACAACCGGGAGCCCGGAAAAAATTCCAATTCTCCAAACGCTAG